The following coding sequences are from one Phenylobacterium glaciei window:
- the pseH gene encoding UDP-4-amino-4,6-dideoxy-N-acetyl-beta-L-altrosamine N-acetyltransferase — MTVRLRDLTPDDSERLLTWRNLPEVARWMYSDHEITRPEHDRWFAGIAGDPTRRYWIIELDGEPVGLANLADITPAHRKAAWAYYLASPAVRGKGVGAFVEVFILDHVFRDLKLNKLCCEVLLENEAVWKMHESFGFQREALWREHIWKGGAPHEVVGLGLLAADWAKVREASVERLRARGFEI, encoded by the coding sequence ATGACCGTCCGCCTGCGTGACCTGACCCCCGACGACAGCGAGCGCCTGCTGACCTGGCGCAACCTGCCGGAGGTGGCGCGCTGGATGTATTCCGACCACGAGATCACGCGCCCCGAGCACGACCGCTGGTTCGCCGGGATCGCCGGCGATCCGACCCGCAGATACTGGATCATCGAACTGGACGGCGAGCCCGTCGGCCTTGCCAACCTCGCCGACATCACACCCGCCCACCGCAAGGCCGCCTGGGCCTACTACCTCGCCAGCCCCGCGGTGCGCGGCAAGGGGGTCGGCGCCTTCGTCGAGGTCTTCATCCTCGACCACGTCTTCCGCGACCTGAAGCTCAACAAGCTCTGCTGCGAGGTGCTGCTGGAGAATGAGGCGGTGTGGAAGATGCACGAATCCTTCGGCTTCCAGCGCGAGGCCCTCTGGCGCGAGCACATCTGGAAGGGTGGGGCGCCCCACGAGGTGGTGGGCCTGGGCCTCCTGGCCGCCGACTGGGCGAAGGTCCGTGAGGCCAGCGTCGAGCGCCTGCGGGCGCGGGGGTTTGAGATCTAA